The proteins below are encoded in one region of Archocentrus centrarchus isolate MPI-CPG fArcCen1 chromosome 13, fArcCen1, whole genome shotgun sequence:
- the LOC115789954 gene encoding arsenite methyltransferase-like isoform X2 — protein MANSEDVRENVKKYYGKQLGSSGDLQTGAASCGSSCRPVPRSVTDALSQVHPEVTKRFFGCGLPFPAKLEGCRVLDLGSGSGRDCYAFSKLVGPNGHVTGIDMTEDLGYMENLEEAGIQSDSMDVVISNCVICLCADKRAVLQQAYSVLKEGGELYFSDMFASKVIPDHMKQDAVLWGEGMGGSLFWPDLISLAHSVGFSSPHLVSASHIVVYNSDLKAKAGDISYVSGTYRLFKLPKSPVTSNAIVAYKGTVADFPDQLDFDSSHCFQKDVAVQVNGEMAAVLQSSRFSSDFKIQMLDKQESNSETTPELCHLNPFLLADKLDPK, from the exons ATGGCGAACAGTGAGGACGTGCGGGAAAACGTGAAG AAATACTATGGGAAGCAACTAGGGTCCTCAGGTGATCTGCAAACAGGCGCCGCCTCCTGCGGATCCTCCTGCAGACCTGTTCCAAGAAGTGTCACAGATGCTCTGAGTCAGGTTCACCCCGAGGTGACCAAAAG GTTCTTTGGTTGTGGGCTTCCATTTCCAGCAAAGCTCGAAGGCTGCAGAGTTCTGGACCTCGGCAGCGGCTCCGGCAGAGACTGTTATGCCTTCAGTAAACTTGTTGGACCGAACGGACATGTGACTGGGATCGATATGACAGAGGACCTG GGCTACATGGAGAACCTCGAAGAAGCTGGCATTCAGAGTGACTCAATGGATGTTGTGAT ATCCAACTGTGTGATCTGTTTGTGTGCTGATAAAAGAGCAGTACTGCAGCAAGCCTACAGTGTCTTAAAG GAGGGAGGTGAGCTTTACTTCAGTGACATGTTTGCCAGCAAGGTCATCCCCGACCACATGAAGCAAGATGCAGTCCTGTGGG GTGAGGGAATGGGTGGCTCTCTGTTTTGGCCCGATCTCATCTCGTTGGCCCACAGCGTGGGTTTCAGCTCTCCACACCTCGTCTCAGCAAGCCACATTGTGGTCTACAACAGTGATCTCAAAGCAAAAGCAG GCGACATCAGCTATGTTTCAGGCACTTACAGGCTCTTCAAGCTGCCCAAAAGTCCAGTGACATCGAATGCTATTGTGGCCTATAAAGGAACAGTGGCAGATTTCCCAGATCAGCTGGACTTTGATTCCTCCCATTGTTTCCAG AAAGATGTGGCAGTGCAGGTAAATGGAGAGATGGCAGCAGTCCTCCAAAGTTCCCGTTTCTCCTCAGACTTTAAAATCCAGATGTTGGATAAACAGGAGTCCAACTCTGAGACAACGCCAGAG CTGTGCCACCTCAACCCATTTCTGCTGGCTGACAAACTGGATCCTAAATGA
- the LOC115789950 gene encoding apoptosis-inducing factor 3-like: MNQCQETGQTEDQEEVTELVCQEADLKDGQMKEVTVGEQKVLLVRTQGQYSAVGSKCSHYSAPLIKGVVVGTRVRCPFHGACFNVRTGDIEDYPGLDSLPCYKTKVEDGNVYVSISKKFLKETKRVKEMCSVAPDIKHTILLIGGGPASLVCAEILRQNCYQGRIVIITKDSLPPFDKPKLSKALNVDSISILLRSDDFYQQYGIEVWTQKEVVSVNPANKEVKMSDGTLQRYDQLLISTGCRARPLTCPGSDLKGVKLLETYKDAKELHGSCLGQKVVVTGASFIGMEVASYFSDKAASVAVVGTTRYPYERALGPEIGQLSMQMLEEKNVKFHMSDQVAEIRGENGKVKEVVLKSGAVLEADVVIAGIGVIPNSDLLAGSGVEVDSRKAVIVDKFMRTNIPDVFAAGDVTSFPLTIRGDQMVNIAHWQMSQAHGKVAALNMLKKSTKIESVPFFWTVLLGKSFRYTGYGEGYTEIIFKGKVEERKFLAFYIKDDVVVAAASLMFDPAVSHIAELMANGQILTKAQAQAEDLSWLQM, encoded by the exons ATGAATCAGTGCCAGGAAACCGGTCAAACCGAGGACCAGGAGGAGGTGACAGAACTGGTGTGTCAGGAGGCTGATCTCAAAGATGGGCA aatGAAAGAAGTAACTGTGGGGGAACAGAAAGTGCTGTTAGTTCGCACCCAGGGTCAATACAGCGCTGTTGGATCCAAGTGCTCTCATTACAGTGCACCTCTGATTAAAG GGGTAGTGGTTGGTACCAGAGTGAGATGCCCTTTTCACGGTGCTTGCTTCAATGTCAGAACTGGAGATATTGAGGATTATCCAGGACTGGACAGTCTACCCTGTTATAAG ACCAAGGTTGAAGATGGCAACGTGTATGTTTCCATCAGCAAAAAA TTTCTGAAGGAGACCAAACGGGTGAAAGAGATGTGCAGTGTGGCACCAGACATCAAACATACCATTCTGCTAATAGGGGGGG GACCTGCCTCTCTGGTCTGCGCTGAGATACTTCGGCAAAACTGCTACCAGGGTCGCATCGTCATCATAACCAAGGACTCCCTGCCTCCATTTGACAAACCCAAGCTGAGTAAG GCTTTGAATGTGGACAGCATCAGCATCCTTCTCCGTTCAGATGACTTCTATCAACAATACGGGATAGAGGTTTGGACGCAGAAGGAG GTGGTGTCGGTAAACCCTGCCAACAAGGAAGTGAAGATGAGTGACGGCACTCTGCAGCGTTACGACCAGCTCCTCATTTCAACAGGTTGCAG AGCACGGCCACTCACCTGTCCTGGTTCAGACCTGAAAGGAGTAAAGTTACTGGAGACTTACAAAGATGCCAAAGAACTTCACGGCTCCTGTCTCGGCCAGAAAGTAGTTGTTACCGGAGCATCCTTCATAG GTATGGAGGTGGCATCCTACTTTTCAGACAAAGCTGCCAGTGTGGCTGTAGTTGGCACTACTCGATACCCGTATGAGCGCGCTCTGGGACCAGAGATCGGCCAGCTGAGTATGCAA atgttggaagaaaaaaatgtgaagttCCACATGAGCGATCAAGTCGCGGAGATCAGAGGAGAGAATGGGAAG gtgaAGGAGGTGGTGTTGAAAAGTGGTGCAGTCCTGGAAGCTGATGTTGTGATTGCTGGAATTG GTGTAATCCCCAATTCAGACTTATTGGCAGGAAGCGGGGTGGAAGTGGATTCAAGGAAAGCTGTGATTGTTGACAAG TTCATGAGGACCAACATACCAGATGTTTTTGCTGCTGGAGATGTTACCTCCTTCCCTCTGACCATTCGAGGCGATCAGATGGTCAACATTGCTCACTGGCAAATGTCACAGGCTCACG GAAAAGTGGCAGCACTAAACATGCTGAAGAAATCGACAAAAATAGAGTCTGTTCCTTTCTTCTGGACTGTTTTGCTTGGGAAGAGTTTCCGATACACTG GCTATGGGGAAGGCTACACAGAAATTATATTCAAAGGCAAAGTAGAAGAGAGGAAATTTCTGGCTTTCTATATAAA ggatGATGTGGTGGTAGCTGCAGCCAGCCTGATGTTCGATCCTGCTGTTTCTCATATTGCAGAACTGATGGCTAATGGCCAAATCTTAACAAAAGCACAGGCTCA AGCTGAAGACCTGAGCTGGCTCCAGATGTAA
- the LOC115790486 gene encoding uncharacterized protein LOC115790486 has translation MSRRTTEASNRWSRLVFDGDAEKYELWETKFLGHLRLQGLKEVILKPEEEWEEEDGDDTKNADAYAELIQFLDDTSLSLVMREAADNGRKALRILRDFYARKGNPRVISLYTELTSLQKANSESVTDYVLRAEAAITALRNAEETLSDGLLIAMIMKGLPESFKPFIIHVTQNETSMTFTDFKCKLRSYEDTEKMRAVATEDNVMKARAQSGTKYAQIDVGEQRADGADLVCFRCGQKGHKAKACHRKKWCNFCKSTTHREEMCRRKQRLDEARKATDEEDDKEYAFRLSEENQEVWTSGKGLMVDTGATSHIITDLGRFKRFDSNFKPETHCIELADGTRCKGVAKRRGEAEVTLMDSRGRHCKTILKQALYIPSYPQDIFSVKAATNNGATVTFKQGEDVLKHQDGTKFPIKEYNRLYYLQTRHWLVDSPLNQVPVTPQVEQLVDVKWQTESILWTNTDST, from the exons ATGAGCCGGAGGACCACAGAAGCGAGCAATCGCTGGTCACGGCTAGTTTTTGATGGAGATGCTGAGAAGTACGAATTATGGGAGACAAAGTTTTTAGGACACCTTCGACTGCAAGGCTTAAAGGAGGTTATTTTAAAGCCCGAAGAAGAATGGGAAGAGGAAGACGGAGATGACACAAAAAATGCGGACGCATACGCAGAGCTTATCCAGTTCCTCGATGATACCAGTCTATCGCTAGTAATGCGTGAAGCTGCCGACAACGGAAGAAAGGCTTTAAGGATTCTAAGAGACTTTTATGCCAGAAAGGGTAATCCCCGTGTTATCAGCCTATATACAGAACTGACTTCGCTACAGAAAGCTAACAGCGAGAGTGTGACAGACTATGTTTTGAGAGCGGAAGCCGCCATTACAGCATTAAGAAACGCTGAAGAAACTTTGAGTGATGGCCTGCTCATTGCTATGATTATGAAAGGACTACCGGAGTCATTCAAACCATTTATCATCCATGTCACACAAAACGAAACTTCAATGACATTCACtgactttaaatgtaaattaaggAGTTATGAGGACACTGAAAAAATGCGCGCGGTGGCGACGGAGGACAACGTCATGAAAGCGCGAGCACAGTCAGGCACGAAGTATGCACAGATAGATGTGGGTGAACAAAGAGCAGATGGCGCCGACTTAGTGTGCTTCAGATGCGGACAAAAGGGGCACAAAGCTAAAGCATGCCACCGCAAGAAATGGTGCAACTTCTGCAAAAGCACCACACACCGAGAGGAAATGTGCAGGAGAAAACAGCGACTGGATGAGGCGCGGAAAGctactgatgaagaggatgacaAGGAATATGCTTTTCGGCTGAGCGAAGAAAACCAGGAGGTATGGACGAGTGGTAAAGGTTTGATGGTGGACACGGGAGCGACCTCGCACATCATCACAGACCTTGGAAGATTTAAAAGATTTGACAGCAACTTTAAACCCGAGACACACTGCATTGAACTGGCTGACGGCACCCGATGCAAAGGAGTAGcgaaaagaagaggagaggcaGAGGTGACTTTGATGGACAGCAGAGGGCGACATTGCAAGACGATCCTAAAACAGGCGCTGTACATCCCCTCTTATCCACAGGACATATTTTCTGTGAAAGCAGCTACTAACAATGGTGCAACAGTAACTTTCAAACAGGGAGAAGATGTTCTGAAACATCAAGATGGAACAAAGTTTCCCATCAAAGAGTACAATAGACTGTACTATCTACAAACT AGACATTGGCTGGTGGACAGTCCTCTAAACCAGGTCCCAGTGACG CCTCAGGTGGAGCAGCTGGTGGATGTAAAATGGCAGACG GAAAGCATTTTGTGGACAAACACAGACTCGACCTGA
- the LOC115789954 gene encoding arsenite methyltransferase-like isoform X1, whose amino-acid sequence MANSEDVRENVKKYYGKQLGSSGDLQTGAASCGSSCRPVPRSVTDALSQVHPEVTKRFFGCGLPFPAKLEGCRVLDLGSGSGRDCYAFSKLVGPNGHVTGIDMTEDLITAACQYVQYHQEKFGYKEPNVTFVQGYMENLEEAGIQSDSMDVVISNCVICLCADKRAVLQQAYSVLKEGGELYFSDMFASKVIPDHMKQDAVLWGEGMGGSLFWPDLISLAHSVGFSSPHLVSASHIVVYNSDLKAKAGDISYVSGTYRLFKLPKSPVTSNAIVAYKGTVADFPDQLDFDSSHCFQKDVAVQVNGEMAAVLQSSRFSSDFKIQMLDKQESNSETTPELCHLNPFLLADKLDPK is encoded by the exons ATGGCGAACAGTGAGGACGTGCGGGAAAACGTGAAG AAATACTATGGGAAGCAACTAGGGTCCTCAGGTGATCTGCAAACAGGCGCCGCCTCCTGCGGATCCTCCTGCAGACCTGTTCCAAGAAGTGTCACAGATGCTCTGAGTCAGGTTCACCCCGAGGTGACCAAAAG GTTCTTTGGTTGTGGGCTTCCATTTCCAGCAAAGCTCGAAGGCTGCAGAGTTCTGGACCTCGGCAGCGGCTCCGGCAGAGACTGTTATGCCTTCAGTAAACTTGTTGGACCGAACGGACATGTGACTGGGATCGATATGACAGAGGACCTG ATCACAGCAGCTTGTCAATATGTTCAGTATCATCAAGAGAAGTTTGGCTATAAGGAGCCAAACGTCACGTTTGTCCAGGGCTACATGGAGAACCTCGAAGAAGCTGGCATTCAGAGTGACTCAATGGATGTTGTGAT ATCCAACTGTGTGATCTGTTTGTGTGCTGATAAAAGAGCAGTACTGCAGCAAGCCTACAGTGTCTTAAAG GAGGGAGGTGAGCTTTACTTCAGTGACATGTTTGCCAGCAAGGTCATCCCCGACCACATGAAGCAAGATGCAGTCCTGTGGG GTGAGGGAATGGGTGGCTCTCTGTTTTGGCCCGATCTCATCTCGTTGGCCCACAGCGTGGGTTTCAGCTCTCCACACCTCGTCTCAGCAAGCCACATTGTGGTCTACAACAGTGATCTCAAAGCAAAAGCAG GCGACATCAGCTATGTTTCAGGCACTTACAGGCTCTTCAAGCTGCCCAAAAGTCCAGTGACATCGAATGCTATTGTGGCCTATAAAGGAACAGTGGCAGATTTCCCAGATCAGCTGGACTTTGATTCCTCCCATTGTTTCCAG AAAGATGTGGCAGTGCAGGTAAATGGAGAGATGGCAGCAGTCCTCCAAAGTTCCCGTTTCTCCTCAGACTTTAAAATCCAGATGTTGGATAAACAGGAGTCCAACTCTGAGACAACGCCAGAG CTGTGCCACCTCAACCCATTTCTGCTGGCTGACAAACTGGATCCTAAATGA